One Lacticaseibacillus rhamnosus genomic window carries:
- a CDS encoding type I restriction-modification system subunit M — protein MAEKNIAQEITSQLWAMANELRGNMDASEFRNYILGFMFYRYLSEHQERYLQETNLFEPEAGQTWNDAFREVASDPESRKEYLEDISSELGYAIAPEQTWASLVQKVNDDKIVPSDYQDLFDDFNKNAALNPNSEADFRGIFADINLGDSRLGSSTTARAKALNGVVRLVDQFEYNDKQGRDILGDVYEYLIAQFAGNSGKKAGEFYTPHQVSKVLAKLVALGVQKDQEIFTVYDPTMGSGSLLLTVRDELPATVKAVMFHGQELNTTTFNLARMNLMMHNVPYTNMSLRNADTLEDDWPDGVVGGVDSPRSFDAVVANPPYSIHWDNSENKLKDPRFKPFGALAPKSKADFAFVEHGLYHLNDTGTMAIVLPHGVLFRGAAEGKIRKAIIEKNYLDAVIGMPAGLFFSTGIPTVVLVFKKNRTNRDIFFIDASNNFEKGKNQNILRDSDIDKIIEAYSKREDVDKYAHKAELDEIVENEYNLNIPRYVDTTEPEKPIDVVQVVADIKETDKKIAKLSSELAKDIDDLVANNDEAAKQLAALKELFKNE, from the coding sequence ATGGCAGAAAAGAATATTGCACAGGAAATCACTTCCCAGTTGTGGGCAATGGCTAACGAACTCCGAGGCAACATGGATGCAAGCGAATTCCGGAACTACATCCTAGGATTCATGTTTTATCGTTATTTAAGTGAGCATCAAGAACGTTATTTGCAGGAAACAAACCTATTTGAACCTGAAGCGGGTCAGACTTGGAACGATGCTTTTCGCGAAGTAGCTAGTGATCCGGAATCACGAAAAGAATACCTTGAAGACATCTCAAGCGAATTAGGTTATGCGATTGCACCTGAGCAGACATGGGCGTCACTTGTTCAAAAGGTGAATGACGACAAAATCGTTCCATCCGATTACCAAGATCTATTTGATGACTTTAATAAGAACGCTGCGCTCAATCCGAATTCTGAAGCGGACTTCCGCGGAATCTTCGCTGATATTAATCTCGGTGATTCGCGTCTCGGCAGTTCAACCACAGCGCGAGCAAAGGCTTTAAACGGGGTTGTCCGCTTAGTTGACCAATTTGAATATAACGATAAGCAAGGTCGAGATATCCTTGGCGATGTGTATGAATACTTAATCGCCCAATTTGCTGGGAACTCTGGTAAGAAGGCTGGCGAATTCTATACGCCGCATCAGGTTTCTAAAGTGTTGGCCAAATTAGTTGCGCTGGGTGTTCAAAAAGATCAGGAAATCTTTACCGTCTATGACCCTACGATGGGCTCTGGATCTTTGTTGCTGACGGTGAGAGATGAACTGCCCGCAACTGTAAAAGCTGTTATGTTCCATGGACAAGAATTAAATACGACCACTTTTAACTTAGCCCGAATGAACCTAATGATGCATAACGTGCCATATACAAACATGAGCCTCAGAAATGCCGATACATTGGAGGATGATTGGCCTGACGGTGTTGTGGGAGGGGTCGACTCGCCCCGCAGCTTTGATGCAGTAGTTGCAAACCCACCATATTCCATTCATTGGGATAATAGCGAAAACAAGTTGAAGGACCCCCGATTTAAGCCTTTTGGCGCGCTGGCACCGAAAAGTAAGGCTGACTTTGCTTTTGTTGAGCATGGACTTTACCATTTGAATGATACTGGCACCATGGCCATTGTCCTTCCTCATGGTGTTTTGTTTAGGGGTGCAGCTGAGGGAAAGATTCGCAAGGCCATTATTGAGAAGAACTATTTAGATGCTGTGATTGGTATGCCTGCAGGGCTCTTTTTCTCAACAGGGATCCCAACTGTTGTTTTGGTCTTCAAAAAGAACCGAACCAACCGAGATATCTTTTTCATTGATGCTAGCAACAACTTTGAAAAAGGTAAAAACCAGAACATCTTGCGCGATAGTGATATTGACAAGATCATTGAGGCGTATTCCAAACGTGAAGATGTTGACAAATATGCGCACAAAGCTGAGCTCGATGAGATTGTAGAGAACGAATATAATCTCAATATCCCTCGCTATGTAGATACAACCGAACCTGAGAAACCAATAGATGTTGTTCAGGTAGTAGCGGATATCAAGGAGACTGACAAGAAGATCGCCAAGTTATCTAGTGAATTAGCTAAGGACATTGATGATTTGGTGGCAAATAATGATGAAGCAGCGAAACAGCTTGCTGCTTTGAAGGAGCTGTTTAAAAATGAGTAA
- a CDS encoding type I restriction endonuclease subunit R produces the protein MGIERNELAFESKLIDHLQHIGGTKQWQYLPDIKDGEDLWQNFKVILERNNADQLQKPLSVAEFNQVQAKIRNLRSPYEAGQFLYGLNGTSQIEVDRDDGKHVFLTVFDQAEVGAGNTVYQIVNQIRRPPVQAGRPARRFDVTLLINGLPIIQIEEKADSHDPKEALNQMHQYIHERQYTDIFSTLQILVSMTPHDIRYMANTTDDMFNLDFAFRWQRESDNRPIRDWREFSNLMLSIPMAHQMATNYIILDGTKNRKMIKVMRPYQVYATIRVINKIRRQQFGLDPKEVGYIWHTTGSGKTISSFKAAWLASRLPNVDKVVFLVDRIALTNQTVDEYRAYDPDSDPDGKNGVVADTANKTVLKQKLKTKRSGIIVTSIQKLDGLARNNFKFDKNVVFIVDEAHRSTAGEMIQHIKAAFPKSAWVGYTGTPNFDATKGPTTYEIFGEVLHAYTIRDAIADHNVLGFKVDFETTLTDSALRESYLPKYFAWRYPEWPKEKIENRINNMTADDMDDAVLPSVYDGNQDHIRLVVKDVLDNWQKRSNNYAYNALFTTHVGGQQSSIKNAVSFYEEFKRQNAKRKRPLRIGITFSMDTTNSSTQQGTNDGLLEAINDYNAAFGEHFDLTNVRGYSEAVVTRLNKTVDDKRYFDLVIVVDQLLTGFNAPELNCLYVDRTLKGANLIQAYSRTNRVQNFQTKPFGRIVNYRWPNQSEKLMKEAIQVYANRDSANVQLTVGPDDTSGVIEKSYNDLKDEMKKIVKEAASLTGNFTMTPPSESAQEHLYNLLHDYNLTMAKLKQDDKYDIDHPETLLSQIGLTPDQEIQLTTVIAGDLKANIAEKRNIDISDLTLQMEHVKDIRVTYDYISELLAELANKVHDNDQEGSTATRTQIQQATEQMDDERYATNIRSLADALVNGETKAEQYPVKANDVKSMITNHINQTKRLIIRDFKQWWGVSDIPSDRLINQIVEEHTLGEDDLNATGALNSILKEGQATYKTDAKDEKVRQLSPIKFRNKFRQAFAEFADQYKKQF, from the coding sequence ATGGGGATAGAAAGAAACGAGCTTGCGTTTGAAAGTAAGCTCATTGATCATTTGCAGCATATTGGCGGAACTAAGCAGTGGCAGTATTTACCAGATATAAAAGATGGAGAAGATCTGTGGCAGAATTTCAAAGTAATTCTTGAGCGGAATAACGCTGACCAGTTACAAAAGCCGCTGTCGGTTGCAGAATTTAATCAGGTCCAGGCTAAAATTAGAAACTTACGCTCTCCGTATGAAGCAGGACAATTTCTATACGGTCTAAACGGGACTTCGCAGATTGAAGTTGATCGCGATGATGGTAAACACGTTTTCTTAACCGTCTTTGATCAAGCTGAAGTTGGCGCTGGTAATACGGTTTATCAAATTGTTAATCAGATTCGGCGCCCACCTGTTCAAGCAGGTCGACCAGCTCGCCGGTTTGACGTTACCCTTTTGATTAACGGTTTACCGATTATTCAGATTGAAGAAAAGGCTGACAGTCATGACCCCAAAGAAGCCTTAAATCAAATGCATCAGTATATCCATGAACGACAGTACACGGATATCTTTAGTACGCTCCAGATATTGGTCTCCATGACGCCGCATGATATTCGGTACATGGCCAACACAACAGATGATATGTTTAACCTTGATTTTGCCTTTCGTTGGCAGAGAGAGTCTGATAATAGGCCAATTCGTGATTGGCGCGAGTTTTCCAATCTTATGTTGTCTATTCCGATGGCACACCAGATGGCGACTAATTATATTATCCTCGATGGCACTAAAAATCGGAAAATGATCAAGGTTATGCGTCCATATCAGGTCTATGCCACCATTCGCGTTATTAACAAAATCAGACGGCAACAATTCGGACTTGATCCTAAGGAAGTCGGCTATATTTGGCATACCACTGGATCGGGAAAGACAATAAGTTCATTTAAGGCGGCGTGGCTCGCTTCACGTCTACCAAATGTTGACAAGGTTGTCTTTTTGGTTGATCGAATTGCATTGACCAACCAGACTGTCGACGAATATCGTGCCTATGATCCTGATAGCGATCCCGATGGCAAAAATGGGGTCGTAGCAGATACGGCCAATAAGACCGTTTTGAAGCAAAAATTGAAGACAAAACGGTCTGGCATCATTGTGACTTCTATTCAGAAATTGGATGGATTAGCACGAAATAACTTTAAATTTGATAAAAATGTTGTTTTCATTGTGGATGAGGCGCATCGGTCAACAGCCGGCGAAATGATTCAGCACATTAAAGCCGCATTTCCTAAATCGGCGTGGGTCGGCTATACGGGCACGCCTAATTTTGATGCAACAAAAGGCCCAACAACTTACGAAATTTTTGGAGAAGTCTTGCATGCATATACGATTCGAGATGCAATTGCAGACCACAATGTTCTTGGATTTAAAGTTGACTTTGAAACCACATTGACCGATTCAGCTCTGAGAGAATCGTATTTGCCGAAATACTTTGCTTGGCGATATCCTGAGTGGCCAAAAGAAAAAATTGAAAATAGAATTAACAACATGACGGCAGATGATATGGATGATGCCGTTCTACCATCTGTTTACGATGGCAACCAAGATCATATCCGCTTAGTCGTGAAAGACGTGCTAGATAATTGGCAGAAACGTTCTAACAATTATGCTTACAACGCGCTATTTACTACCCACGTTGGCGGTCAACAATCATCAATTAAAAATGCTGTGAGTTTTTACGAAGAGTTCAAGCGACAGAATGCTAAACGAAAGCGTCCATTACGAATTGGCATTACTTTTAGCATGGACACAACGAATAGTAGTACCCAGCAAGGAACTAATGACGGTTTACTTGAAGCGATTAATGATTATAATGCTGCTTTTGGCGAGCACTTTGATCTAACAAACGTAAGAGGGTACTCAGAGGCTGTTGTGACACGTTTAAATAAAACGGTAGATGATAAACGTTACTTTGATTTGGTCATTGTCGTTGATCAGCTTCTAACTGGGTTTAACGCCCCAGAACTAAATTGTCTATATGTCGATCGTACTCTCAAAGGGGCGAATCTGATCCAAGCTTATTCCCGGACTAACCGCGTGCAGAATTTTCAGACAAAACCGTTTGGCCGGATCGTGAACTACCGCTGGCCAAATCAGTCAGAAAAGTTGATGAAGGAAGCTATTCAGGTATATGCCAATCGTGATTCTGCAAACGTGCAGCTCACAGTGGGCCCGGATGATACATCTGGCGTGATTGAAAAAAGTTACAACGATCTCAAAGATGAAATGAAAAAGATTGTCAAAGAGGCGGCCAGTTTAACTGGAAACTTTACAATGACACCGCCGAGTGAAAGCGCCCAAGAGCATTTATATAATCTGCTGCATGATTACAATCTCACCATGGCAAAACTTAAGCAGGATGACAAATATGACATTGATCACCCTGAAACACTTTTAAGTCAAATTGGACTGACACCCGATCAAGAAATTCAACTGACAACTGTTATTGCTGGTGACTTGAAAGCTAATATTGCCGAAAAACGAAATATTGATATCAGTGATCTAACGCTGCAAATGGAACACGTGAAGGATATTCGCGTTACGTATGATTATATTTCCGAACTGCTGGCTGAACTTGCAAATAAAGTGCATGACAATGATCAAGAAGGTAGTACTGCCACGCGAACACAAATTCAACAGGCTACCGAGCAGATGGATGATGAACGCTATGCAACAAACATTCGTAGCCTAGCAGATGCCTTGGTCAACGGGGAAACCAAGGCGGAACAATATCCAGTCAAAGCTAATGATGTGAAGAGCATGATTACCAACCATATTAACCAGACAAAGCGGTTGATAATTCGTGACTTTAAGCAATGGTGGGGTGTTTCTGATATTCCGTCAGACCGCTTGATTAATCAAATTGTGGAAGAACATACACTCGGCGAAGATGATTTAAATGCCACCGGAGCCTTGAACTCGATTCTCAAAGAGGGTCAAGCAACGTATAAGACTGATGCAAAAGATGAAAAAGTGCGTCAATTGTCGCCGATAAAATTTAGAAACAAATTCCGTCAAGCCTTTGCAGAATTTGCTGATCAATACAAGAAACAGTTTTAG
- a CDS encoding AbrB/MazE/SpoVT family DNA-binding domain-containing protein produces the protein MTKEAHQVVIPDAIMEDLDIKDGEQVEVTLKDKEAVIRPKRTDTGTQTISLRFFLIPTVLAGLFFLAYFIYFQILQVPMTGKNSIAQMVIVLGELSGMGTFAVTYVQNHRRIHGRDHRRRYWRIFPTLLLAFAIILAFVASVFFWAIGYMFEGVSFDIYTATGLFLLFISIVNYLMIYSALSISTSFITTLFLSTFVGGVVGAIVTNSSRQWWQHNVSFLGTSKALNAWQFNLTIAVSALLWIALVDYLFVPLMAHRKTDWRLITMRIMLTVAAVALLGVGLFPNNRGIWHVLHTQSAWFLNYFLIGMIIAVRWLLPGVSREFLSTSYIIGGIIIFAAILFQFVHYLSLTAFEMIAFALAMSWIMLLLQNIHRLYQKDESTFVVTVTTKKEKAE, from the coding sequence TTGACTAAAGAAGCACATCAAGTCGTCATTCCGGATGCCATTATGGAAGATCTTGATATTAAAGATGGCGAGCAGGTTGAGGTGACGTTGAAGGATAAAGAGGCAGTGATTCGGCCGAAGCGGACGGATACGGGGACGCAGACGATTTCGTTGCGATTTTTCCTGATTCCAACGGTTTTGGCGGGGCTGTTTTTTCTGGCTTACTTTATTTATTTTCAGATTTTGCAGGTGCCGATGACGGGGAAGAATTCGATTGCGCAGATGGTGATTGTGCTGGGTGAATTAAGTGGCATGGGGACGTTTGCGGTAACGTATGTTCAGAATCATCGGCGGATTCATGGCCGTGATCATCGGCGGCGGTATTGGCGGATTTTTCCGACGCTGTTGCTGGCGTTTGCGATTATTCTAGCGTTTGTGGCGTCGGTGTTCTTTTGGGCGATTGGCTACATGTTTGAAGGTGTCAGTTTTGATATTTATACGGCGACGGGGTTGTTTTTGCTGTTTATCAGTATTGTGAACTACCTAATGATTTATTCGGCATTGTCGATTTCGACGTCTTTCATTACGACTTTGTTTTTGTCGACATTCGTTGGTGGCGTTGTCGGGGCGATTGTGACGAACAGTTCGCGGCAGTGGTGGCAGCATAATGTCAGCTTCTTGGGCACGAGCAAGGCGCTGAATGCGTGGCAGTTTAACTTGACGATTGCGGTGTCGGCGTTGCTGTGGATTGCGCTGGTGGACTATTTGTTTGTGCCGTTGATGGCGCATCGGAAAACGGATTGGCGACTGATTACGATGCGGATTATGTTAACCGTGGCGGCCGTAGCGTTACTGGGCGTTGGGCTGTTTCCGAATAACCGCGGCATCTGGCATGTCCTTCACACTCAAAGCGCGTGGTTTCTGAATTATTTCCTCATCGGGATGATTATCGCCGTGCGTTGGCTGCTGCCGGGGGTCTCACGCGAATTTCTCAGCACCAGTTACATCATCGGCGGCATCATCATTTTCGCCGCGATCTTGTTCCAATTTGTCCACTACCTTTCGCTGACGGCGTTTGAGATGATTGCCTTTGCCCTCGCCATGTCGTGGATCATGTTGCTACTACAGAACATTCATCGCCTGTATCAAAAAGATGAGTCTACCTTCGTTGTGACGGTGACCACGAAGAAGGAAAAAGCAGAATAA
- a CDS encoding YhgE/Pip domain-containing protein, which yields MRNIGKLVALDWKRIFKSPLAFLLIAALVVIPSLYCWFNVWALWDPYSNTQDLKVAVYSADQPATFRNQKVAVGDELTDQLKDNKQLGWRFVDSKQAVQKGVRSGKYYAGVVVPKHFSKDLLSFVDGKIHKPKLDYYVNEKINAVAPKITSTGATTLQNKISDEFISTAAKTLVKAFNKAGIKLDQNLPMIRRFTSLVTNTNDQLPTIEKYLAEVDQLQAKMPAIRAKLQTANEMAGYLPEINQMAQKLTGANGYLPMVQDAGELATNVKGKLPEVRQAGAQLNTVVTNFDQLESGVTKAVQVTDQGITVVNQVDGTLPALTDFGKNAQAAVATTKDDVIPKINTALGVVQNATDAGLTLIAAANTSLSADLTTLQQQLQQLDSSKDTAALKQAMAQRLTALANRQGKVAANATSLADTLTRVQTTLNQLTGKDDHVLDGAIAKLKEVAATATAVQRDAEALAKDVPNLSTSELQQRLGVLANTANQFADAANTLKALDLGTSVKQVLNDFKAALNDANTTLDTINQQILPSIPSLLSGTKDLLTQAHNFLVKAKKQLPALKQELTDANTLLNGHMDLITSGITTVADLYQNDFPSLKTKLTKATDFINQDLPGVESDLTNTLALANEKMPQLQSGLDDAQKFVKDDWPTLKEAIQKGAAAIKKGEKSVDLSQLIKLLRRDATKEAGFLAKPVELKQQSFYHIPTYGSQSAPFYLALCIWVGALLLGAILITEYRLPPTLSDATVKQMYTARWLTFAVLGMLQGLIAALGNLFLIGTYVVNKPLYLLFAMMLSLVFVSILYALISLFGNIGKGIGIIILVLSISGAGGNFPVVLSGKFFQMINPWLPFTYAVNLLRETVGGIYWPNLWVDVAALLAFGIIFFLLGLFLKAPIHPWIERMNEKTRESKIIE from the coding sequence ATGCGTAACATTGGCAAATTAGTGGCGCTGGACTGGAAACGAATTTTCAAAAGTCCTTTAGCCTTCTTACTCATCGCAGCGCTGGTCGTCATTCCCAGCCTTTACTGCTGGTTCAATGTCTGGGCGCTGTGGGATCCTTACAGCAACACGCAGGATTTAAAAGTAGCCGTGTATTCGGCGGATCAACCCGCCACTTTTCGCAACCAGAAAGTGGCAGTCGGCGATGAGCTGACGGATCAACTGAAAGATAATAAACAACTCGGCTGGCGCTTTGTCGACTCCAAACAAGCCGTCCAAAAAGGCGTTAGAAGCGGTAAGTACTACGCCGGGGTGGTGGTGCCAAAGCATTTTTCAAAAGACTTGCTGAGCTTCGTTGATGGCAAAATTCACAAACCGAAACTCGATTATTACGTCAACGAAAAAATCAACGCGGTGGCGCCTAAAATCACCAGCACCGGCGCGACCACGCTGCAAAACAAAATTTCGGATGAATTTATCTCAACGGCAGCCAAGACATTGGTGAAAGCCTTCAATAAAGCGGGCATCAAGCTAGATCAAAACCTGCCGATGATTCGCCGCTTCACCAGCTTGGTTACCAATACAAACGATCAGCTGCCAACGATCGAAAAGTATTTGGCGGAAGTCGACCAGTTACAGGCTAAAATGCCAGCGATTCGCGCTAAACTGCAAACCGCTAACGAAATGGCAGGGTATCTGCCCGAGATCAATCAAATGGCTCAAAAGCTGACGGGGGCAAATGGCTATCTGCCCATGGTCCAAGATGCCGGTGAGCTCGCCACGAATGTTAAGGGCAAGCTACCCGAAGTTCGGCAGGCAGGGGCCCAGCTGAATACGGTGGTCACCAATTTCGATCAGCTCGAATCCGGTGTCACCAAAGCGGTTCAGGTAACGGATCAAGGCATCACGGTGGTTAACCAAGTCGATGGCACGCTGCCGGCTTTAACTGATTTTGGCAAAAATGCCCAAGCGGCGGTGGCAACGACCAAAGATGACGTGATTCCCAAAATCAATACGGCCTTGGGTGTGGTGCAAAATGCAACCGACGCCGGCTTAACACTGATTGCGGCTGCCAACACCAGCTTGAGCGCTGACTTAACAACGTTGCAACAACAACTGCAACAATTAGACAGCAGCAAAGACACCGCGGCACTGAAGCAAGCGATGGCGCAACGGCTGACAGCATTGGCCAATCGTCAAGGTAAGGTTGCCGCCAATGCCACCAGCTTGGCAGACACGTTGACCCGGGTGCAGACAACTCTTAATCAGTTAACCGGCAAGGATGATCATGTGCTTGACGGGGCCATTGCTAAGCTCAAAGAAGTTGCCGCGACAGCCACTGCGGTTCAACGCGACGCCGAAGCTTTGGCTAAGGATGTACCTAACCTAAGTACGAGTGAATTGCAGCAGCGGCTCGGCGTTTTAGCAAACACCGCCAATCAATTCGCCGACGCGGCCAATACGCTCAAAGCCCTCGATCTCGGCACCAGCGTCAAGCAGGTTTTGAATGATTTTAAGGCGGCTCTCAACGATGCCAACACCACGCTGGATACGATTAACCAGCAGATCCTGCCATCCATACCGTCACTGCTCAGCGGCACGAAGGATCTGTTGACGCAGGCTCACAACTTTTTGGTCAAAGCGAAAAAGCAGCTGCCGGCACTCAAACAGGAACTTACCGATGCCAACACGCTGCTTAACGGTCACATGGATCTCATCACCAGCGGCATCACAACCGTCGCGGACTTGTACCAAAATGATTTCCCCAGCCTCAAAACCAAGCTGACAAAAGCCACCGACTTCATCAATCAAGATCTCCCTGGCGTCGAATCCGACCTCACCAACACCTTGGCCTTGGCGAACGAAAAAATGCCGCAACTCCAAAGCGGTTTGGATGACGCCCAGAAATTCGTGAAAGACGACTGGCCGACGCTAAAAGAAGCAATTCAAAAAGGCGCCGCGGCCATTAAAAAAGGCGAAAAGTCCGTCGATTTATCCCAGTTAATCAAACTGTTACGCCGCGACGCCACCAAAGAGGCTGGCTTCTTAGCCAAACCGGTTGAACTCAAACAACAAAGCTTCTATCACATTCCGACATACGGTTCGCAAAGTGCGCCATTTTACCTGGCACTCTGTATCTGGGTCGGGGCACTGCTGCTGGGCGCAATCCTGATTACCGAGTATCGACTGCCGCCAACGCTCAGCGACGCCACCGTCAAACAAATGTACACGGCGCGTTGGCTGACGTTTGCCGTCCTGGGGATGCTGCAAGGTCTCATCGCTGCACTCGGCAACTTATTCTTGATCGGCACGTACGTCGTCAACAAGCCGCTTTACCTGCTATTTGCCATGATGCTCAGTCTGGTCTTCGTCTCCATTCTCTACGCTTTAATCTCGCTATTCGGCAATATCGGCAAAGGCATCGGCATCATCATCTTAGTCCTTTCCATCTCCGGTGCAGGCGGGAACTTCCCTGTCGTCTTATCCGGCAAGTTCTTCCAGATGATCAACCCATGGCTGCCATTTACCTACGCCGTCAACCTCCTGCGTGAAACAGTCGGCGGCATCTACTGGCCAAATCTCTGGGTCGATGTCGCGGCACTCCTCGCATTCGGCATCATCTTCTTCCTGCTAGGACTCTTTCTGAAAGCGCCAATTCACCCGTGGATTGAGCGGATGAATGAGAAGACGCGCGAGTCGAAAATCATCGAGTAG